From the genome of Thiovibrio frasassiensis:
TCTGTATCCTCTTGGGCGGCAGGGTGGCCGAGGAAATCGTCTTCGGCGACATTACCACCGGGGCGGGCAACGACATCGAACGGGCCACGGCCATCGCCCGGAAGATGGTGTGCGAATGGGGGATGAGCGAGGCCATCGGTCCGATGAACTTTGCCGGGCCCGATGAAATGGGGCGGAGCCGGCAGCCCTACAGCGGAGAAACCGCGGTGCGTATCGACCAGGCCGTGATCGGGTTGGTGACCGAGGCCCGGGAGACGGCGACCCGGCTGCTCAATGAAAATCGGCCGATCATGGAGGCCATGGCCAATGCGTTGCTGGAAAAGGAAACCATCAGCGGCGAGGATATTGAGCGGTTGATGGCGGCTGGGCAGTAGGAAGAAATAAAAGCACAATTTGTCGGCGGCAGAGGGGAAACTCCTGCCGCCTTTTTTGTTGTTCTGGGAGTATGTTCATTTCTTTGCTTGCCCAAAGAAACGAACCAAAGAAAAGGCACCCGTGTCACTGGTCCCGCCGCTGGCGGGATTCCCTGTGCTCCTCGATGCTGCCGGGTCTTTGCAAACTCGCGGAGTTTATACCCGTAAGGGTGCCTCAAACAGTGCAAAGCCCTTTTTCGGCAGCCTCTCCGGTGCTCGGCTGCGTGCCAATGGGAGTCTCATCCTCCCCCATTTGTCCTGCCGCGCCTCGCAGACGGGGGCGGGGAAAAACGCTAAAACTGTTTGAGGGCGAAGCCCGAGTTTTTTAGCGTCCCGCTCCTGGCGAGAAGCAAGGGAAGCCCGAAGGGCCAGGGCTGGCTGGGGTGCCTTTTTCTTGTTTCTTCTTTTGGGCACGCAAAAGAAGAAAGAGGGCGCAGCAGAAAGGCCAGCGCCTTCTTCTCCGTAATTCCTGACCGAACCATTTTTCTCTAGTCTCGGCCCTTCAGGTTCTCCTTGACAGGTCGTGTTCGGCAAGGGTAGGAATCTGGTTTGAAAAAAATTTCCGGAACAACCCGGTTTCTTATGGTGCAAGGAGGTATTTCCCATGCTTGAAGCGTATCAAAAACATGTTGCCGAGCGGGCGGCCCAGGGGTTGCCCCCCCTTCCCCTTTCCGCCGACCAGACCACTTCCTTGGTTGCGCTGCTGCAAAAACCGGCGGCGGGAACGGAAGCGACCCTGCTCAATTTGATCACCAATCAGGTTCCGCCGGGTGTGGATGAGGCCTCCAAGGTCAAGGCCGAATTTCTTGCCGGCATAGCCCAGGGAAAAGTCACTTCGCCGCTCCTTGATAAGCAGGCGGCGGTGCAGCTGTTGGGCACCATGCTTGGCGGCTACAATGTGCAGCCGCTCATCGCTCTGCTCGATGATGCTGCCCTGGCCCCTGCGGCGGCGGCGGCACTTTCCGGTACCCTGCTGGTCTACGATGCCTTTCAGGAGGTGGTGGCCAAGGCGAAGAATAATCCGCATGCCAAGCAGGTGGTGGCCAACTGGGCAGAGGCGACCTGGTTCACCTCCCGGCCGCCCATGCCCGAGGAACTCACCGTTACGGTGTTCAAGGTTCCGGGTGAGACCAACACCGACGATCTTTCTCCGGCCTCCGAGGCCTGGAGCCGCCCGGATATTCCTCTGCATGCCCAGTCCATGCTGAGCAACCGGCTTCCCGGCTCCTTGCCGGTTATCGAGGAGTTGAAGAAAAAGGGGCATCCCATCGCCTATGTGGGCGACGTGGTGGGTACCGGCTCCTCCCGCAAGTCCGGGGTGAATTCCATGCTTTGGCATATGGGGCGTGATATCCCCTATGTCCCTGCCAAGCGGACGGGCGGGGTGGTCATGGGTTCCACCATTGCGCCGATCTACTTCAACACCGCCGAAGATTCGGGCATGCTCCCCATCCAGTGCGATGTCAGCAGCCTTGAGACCGGGGACATCATCACCATCAATACCGCCACCGGCACGATCAGCCGGGACGGGCGGATGGTTACCAGCTTCAGCCTCTCTCCGGCTACCCTGCCCGACGAGGTTCAGGCCGGCGGCCGGGTGAATCTCATCATCGGCCGCGGCTTGACGGCCAAGGCCCGCGAGGCCCTCGGTCTCTCCCCCTCCACCCTCTTCCGGGAACCGGAGGTGCCCACGGACAGCGGCAAGGGGTACACCCTGGCCCAGAAGATGGTGGGCAAGGCGTGCAATCTCCCAGGGGTGCGGCCCGGGACATACTGCGAGCCCAAAATGGCCTCGGTGGGTTCCCAGGACACCACCGGCCCCATGACCCGCGACGAGATCAAGGAGTTGGCCTGCCTGAAATTCTCCGCCCCCCTGGTCATGCAGTCCTTCTGCCATACCGCTGCCTACCCCAAGCCGGTGGATGTGAAGACCCACCAGACCCTGCCCGGGTTCATCAGCGAGCGGGGCGGCATCAGCCTGCGTCCGGGTGACGGGGTAGTGCATTCCTGGCTCAACCGCATGGTCCTGCCCGATACCGTGGGCACCGGCGGCGACTCCCATACCCGTTTCCCCATCGGCATCTCCTTTCCGGCCGGCTCCGGCCTGGTCGCCTTTGCCGCTGCCACCGGCTCCATGCCCCTGGTTATGCCGGAGTCGGTGCTGATCCGCTTTACGGGAAAGATGCAGCCCGGCATCACCCTGCGGGATCTGGTCAATGCCATTCCCTATGTGGCCATCCAGAAGGGGTTGCTCACCGTGGAGAAGAAGGGCAAGAAGAACCTTTTTGCCGGCACGGTCCTTGAGATCGAGGGGTTGCCGGACTTGGCGGTGGAACAGGCCTTCGAGTTGGCCGACGCCTCGGCGGAACGCTCCGCTGCCGCTTGCACCGTGCGGCTCAACAAGGAGCCGGTGGCCGAATTCCTCCGTTCCAACGTGGAGTTGTTGAAAAACTTGCTGACTCGCGGCTATCAGGACGGTACTGCCATCCGTAACCGGATCAAGGCCATGGAAGCGTGGCTGGCTGCGCCCGAATTGCTGGCCCCGGATGCGAACGCCGAATACAAGGCGGTGCTGGAGATCGATCTCAACGCGATCACCGAGCCGGTGCTGGCCTGCCCCAACGACCCGGACGATGTGAAGTTGCTCTCTGCGGTGGCGGGTACACCGATAGACGAGGTTTTTGTCGGCTCCTGCATGACCAACATCGGCCATTTCCGGGCCCTGGCCAGGATTCTCGACAATGGACCCCAGGTGGCGGGCCGCCTCTGGGTGGCGCCGCCCACGCGGATGGACGAGGAGCAGCTCAAATCCGAAGGGGTGTACAGTATTCTGGCCAAGGCCGGGGCGCGCACCGAGATCCCAGGCTGTTCGCTGTGCATGGGCAATCAGGCAAGAACCCGCGACAACGCCGTGGTCTTCTCCACTTCCACCCGCAACTTCGATAACCGCATCGGCACCTCCACCAAGGTCTTTCTGGGTTCCGCCGAGCTGGCCGCGGTCTGCGCCGTATTGGGGCGGATCCCCACCATGGCGGAATACAACACCATCCTTGGTGAGCGGGTCACCCCCAAGGCGGACGAGGTCTACCGCTACCTCAACTTCCACCGGATCGAAGGGTACGCAGGGAAAGGCTGGTAGGTTTCAGGCTGTTTGAGAAAAGCACAAAAAAACGGGCTTCCCTAGCGGGAGGCCCGTTTTTTTTGTGCAGCGAAAGAGACCGTGACCTGCTCTTGATATTCTCCCCGGTTTACGGTTGCGCTCTTTTTAAGCGGGTTGCCGGAAATACGTTGTTTCTCCCGAGTTTTTTCGCTTCGTACATCGCCTGATCGGCAAACTCGACGAGCCAGGTGTGGTCAGCGGTGTCTTCCGGAAACAGGGCTACGCCTATGCTGACCGTGAGCGGGATCGTGCGGCCGTCCGGAAGCCGAAAGGAATCCGCCTCGATCCTGCTGCGGATTTTCTCCGCCACATGCAGCGCTGCCGATTGCCGGGTATCCGGGAGCAGGACAACAAATTCTTCTCCGCCATAGCGGGCCGGGCAATCACTGCTCCTGGTCTCCCTGCTCAAGATTGCGGCAATATGCCGCAGGACCTCGTCGCCGACCCCATGGCCATGGGTGTCGTTTACCTTTTTGAAATGATCTACGTCGAGCATCAGCACGGCAAGGGAGCTTTTGTGGCGTTGACTGCGAGCGCATTCCTCGGACAGTTGTATTTGGAAAACATTGCGGGTGAATAGACCGGTCAAGGCATCGTGGCAAACCTCCGTCTCCAGCTTGCCCGCCATCTCGTAAAACGATTTGGCCAGCTCGCCGATCTCGTCGCTGTAGTCCGTCTCCATTTTCTTGAGATTGAAGTGGCCGGTGCCCAGCGCTTCGGCTGCCCGGGACAGGTGGCGGATGGGACGGACAATATATTCGGCAAGCAGGAGTGCGAAAAGGATGGCGATCGCTGAGCCGAGGCCGAGAATAAGGGCGATCTTCCCGCTGAGGAGTCTGATTTCA
Proteins encoded in this window:
- the acnB gene encoding bifunctional aconitate hydratase 2/2-methylisocitrate dehydratase produces the protein MLEAYQKHVAERAAQGLPPLPLSADQTTSLVALLQKPAAGTEATLLNLITNQVPPGVDEASKVKAEFLAGIAQGKVTSPLLDKQAAVQLLGTMLGGYNVQPLIALLDDAALAPAAAAALSGTLLVYDAFQEVVAKAKNNPHAKQVVANWAEATWFTSRPPMPEELTVTVFKVPGETNTDDLSPASEAWSRPDIPLHAQSMLSNRLPGSLPVIEELKKKGHPIAYVGDVVGTGSSRKSGVNSMLWHMGRDIPYVPAKRTGGVVMGSTIAPIYFNTAEDSGMLPIQCDVSSLETGDIITINTATGTISRDGRMVTSFSLSPATLPDEVQAGGRVNLIIGRGLTAKAREALGLSPSTLFREPEVPTDSGKGYTLAQKMVGKACNLPGVRPGTYCEPKMASVGSQDTTGPMTRDEIKELACLKFSAPLVMQSFCHTAAYPKPVDVKTHQTLPGFISERGGISLRPGDGVVHSWLNRMVLPDTVGTGGDSHTRFPIGISFPAGSGLVAFAAATGSMPLVMPESVLIRFTGKMQPGITLRDLVNAIPYVAIQKGLLTVEKKGKKNLFAGTVLEIEGLPDLAVEQAFELADASAERSAAACTVRLNKEPVAEFLRSNVELLKNLLTRGYQDGTAIRNRIKAMEAWLAAPELLAPDANAEYKAVLEIDLNAITEPVLACPNDPDDVKLLSAVAGTPIDEVFVGSCMTNIGHFRALARILDNGPQVAGRLWVAPPTRMDEEQLKSEGVYSILAKAGARTEIPGCSLCMGNQARTRDNAVVFSTSTRNFDNRIGTSTKVFLGSAELAAVCAVLGRIPTMAEYNTILGERVTPKADEVYRYLNFHRIEGYAGKGW
- a CDS encoding GGDEF domain-containing protein, with product MRTLKAKIILPLIGLVVGVQLATGLFIAYRVKEAMHHENHRRALAVAYDLAHVSARSLISRDLAELRTYIRYTMTQEYVTQAMVVDEDCRIVMHSNLTKIGEQYAGTCPEQGQSLISAHYRNEKGENVVDALAPIEAAGVHLGTAILTYSHIGIENEIRLLSGKIALILGLGSAIAILFALLLAEYIVRPIRHLSRAAEALGTGHFNLKKMETDYSDEIGELAKSFYEMAGKLETEVCHDALTGLFTRNVFQIQLSEECARSQRHKSSLAVLMLDVDHFKKVNDTHGHGVGDEVLRHIAAILSRETRSSDCPARYGGEEFVVLLPDTRQSAALHVAEKIRSRIEADSFRLPDGRTIPLTVSIGVALFPEDTADHTWLVEFADQAMYEAKKLGRNNVFPATRLKRAQP